The following proteins come from a genomic window of Edaphobacter sp. 4G125:
- a CDS encoding helix-turn-helix domain-containing protein, whose product MERFGEELRRERERRQVTLETICEITKVSVRHLEALESGRYNELPGGVFRKGIVRSYLRAAGLEEGDWLKRFEADLRSSGTVETEEEWAEFAENIRKNRGGLIGSRIDPRWIGIVVMIGALVVLGWGVWKYVLHGRLFLS is encoded by the coding sequence ATGGAACGATTCGGCGAAGAGTTACGAAGAGAGCGCGAACGCAGGCAGGTTACGTTGGAAACCATCTGCGAGATCACAAAGGTCTCCGTGCGTCATCTCGAAGCGCTCGAGTCTGGAAGATACAACGAGCTCCCTGGAGGGGTCTTTCGCAAGGGGATCGTACGAAGCTATCTCCGTGCTGCAGGTCTTGAAGAAGGTGACTGGCTGAAACGGTTCGAGGCCGACTTAAGGTCGAGCGGTACAGTGGAGACAGAAGAAGAGTGGGCCGAATTTGCCGAAAATATTCGCAAAAATCGTGGCGGCCTCATCGGATCCCGCATCGATCCTCGCTGGATCGGCATTGTTGTTATGATTGGCGCTCTCGTTGTTCTTGGGTGGGGCGTCTGGAAGTATGTTCTTCACGGTCGACTGTTTCTTTCGTAA